A single Paracholeplasma manati DNA region contains:
- a CDS encoding phytoene/squalene synthase family protein — protein MNNIIEFISTHLYLVWIYLSFTTILILIQITRPYRDDRRCKKIIQKNSLTFYKAFSKVGDKHKRKAIYAVYAFCRYADDLVDEYQDENKLNKLEKELTNYINKKRTPNFMWRALKRHTKDVYQEHHFKAFYDMIEGQRMDLHFVGYETLDDLLKYCYHVAGTVGLMLNPILAGTDEPKLYPFAVHLGHAMQITNILRDIGEDYQQGRIYLPRELMREANYSLNDLENGKINNGLVVLIEKLAKVAEKYFDEALKDIGMYPKDTAKPLGLSIVFYRAILDAIRDNGYDVFRKRAVVTEAKKEQIMKAFIKNMPKG, from the coding sequence ATGAATAATATCATTGAGTTTATTTCAACTCATTTATACCTCGTTTGGATTTACCTTAGTTTTACTACAATCCTCATTTTGATTCAAATTACCAGACCTTATAGAGACGATCGTCGCTGTAAGAAAATCATCCAAAAAAACTCACTTACCTTCTACAAAGCATTCTCAAAAGTTGGCGATAAACACAAACGTAAAGCGATATATGCTGTTTACGCTTTTTGTCGCTACGCCGATGACTTGGTGGATGAGTATCAGGATGAAAATAAGTTGAATAAACTAGAAAAGGAACTCACCAACTATATCAATAAAAAAAGAACACCTAACTTTATGTGGCGCGCTTTGAAAAGACATACCAAAGATGTCTATCAAGAACACCATTTTAAAGCTTTTTACGACATGATTGAAGGTCAACGCATGGATTTACATTTTGTCGGTTATGAAACATTAGATGACTTGTTAAAGTACTGTTATCATGTCGCAGGGACCGTCGGACTCATGTTAAATCCGATATTGGCAGGGACAGATGAACCTAAACTATATCCGTTCGCAGTTCACTTGGGTCACGCGATGCAAATTACAAACATTTTAAGAGACATCGGAGAAGACTATCAACAAGGCCGTATTTATCTTCCAAGAGAGTTGATGCGTGAAGCAAACTACTCACTAAATGACCTAGAAAATGGTAAAATCAATAACGGATTGGTCGTCTTGATTGAAAAACTAGCGAAAGTCGCAGAAAAGTACTTCGATGAAGCGTTAAAAGACATCGGTATGTACCCTAAAGATACAGCAAAACCATTGGGGCTATCCATTGTATTTTATAGAGCTATTTTGGATGCGATACGTGACAATGGTTATGACGTTTTTAGAAAACGAGCGGTTGTTACAGAAGCTAAGAAAGAACAAATCATGAAGGCCTTTATCAAAAACATGCCTAAGGGCTAA
- a CDS encoding thymidine kinase produces the protein MHQPIFGGWIEVVCGPMFAGKTEEIIRRIRRLEYAKKNVLVFKPTIDNRYSESEIVSHNKTKAKSININKAIEILDYVKEGVDAVVIDEAQFLDNDVIWVSEVLADRGIRVIIGGLDRDFRGEPFGPMPQLLAIAEFVQKLTAVCVVSGQPATRTQRLINGKPASFDDPIVLVGASEAYEPRSRDCHEVKNKPNKL, from the coding sequence ATGCATCAACCAATATTTGGCGGTTGGATTGAAGTGGTCTGCGGACCAATGTTTGCGGGAAAAACAGAAGAAATCATCAGACGTATTCGTCGTTTAGAATACGCTAAGAAAAATGTCTTGGTTTTCAAACCAACCATAGACAATCGTTATTCAGAATCGGAAATAGTGTCACACAACAAAACCAAAGCGAAATCCATCAACATTAACAAAGCCATTGAAATTCTAGACTATGTTAAAGAAGGTGTAGACGCCGTTGTTATTGATGAAGCACAATTCTTAGATAATGACGTGATTTGGGTATCAGAAGTATTGGCTGATCGCGGTATTCGTGTCATCATTGGTGGACTAGACCGTGATTTTAGAGGGGAACCGTTCGGTCCGATGCCTCAATTGTTAGCCATCGCAGAATTCGTCCAAAAACTCACCGCTGTTTGTGTGGTTTCAGGACAACCAGCCACACGTACTCAACGCTTAATCAATGGTAAACCAGCCTCATTCGATGACCCGATTGTACTTGTGGGTGCCTCTGAAGCCTATGAACCAAGAAGTCGCGATTGTCATGAAGTTAAGAACAAACCCAACAAGTTATGA
- a CDS encoding DUF92 domain-containing protein yields the protein MAIQFLIGLLLSFVVAFLAYKKHSLNQSGFITATLLGTIIYGFGTYVVWSALILFFISSSLLTKLHEKKVKDASSGRNYIQVLSNGFVAALFSIFFYVTKNELFMVAAIISIASCNSDTWASEIGVLSKGKTYSILTFKEVQKGVSGGVSRLGTLASFLGSLFIGISFLLLYWSSPLFSTTKIWMYFSVITLGGFIGCLVDSYMGILLQAKYKGEKTGKYTEKAFLENEKVILTSGLAWITNDAVNFISGFVSTAVSMLVLIF from the coding sequence ATGGCAATTCAATTTTTAATCGGGCTTTTACTCAGCTTTGTGGTTGCGTTCTTAGCCTATAAAAAACATTCACTGAATCAATCAGGCTTCATTACTGCAACGCTATTAGGAACCATCATTTATGGGTTTGGAACGTATGTTGTATGGAGTGCTTTGATCCTGTTTTTCATCTCTTCATCTTTACTAACCAAACTACACGAGAAAAAAGTTAAAGACGCATCGTCTGGTAGAAACTATATTCAGGTGTTGTCTAACGGATTTGTCGCAGCACTATTCTCGATATTCTTTTATGTCACTAAGAATGAACTTTTTATGGTAGCAGCAATCATTTCCATCGCTTCTTGTAATTCAGATACGTGGGCGAGTGAAATTGGTGTTTTATCCAAAGGTAAAACCTATTCTATACTGACATTCAAAGAAGTTCAAAAAGGGGTTTCTGGTGGCGTTTCTCGATTGGGCACACTCGCGTCTTTTCTAGGATCGCTATTCATCGGGATCAGTTTCCTATTACTCTATTGGTCTTCACCACTGTTTAGTACTACTAAGATATGGATGTACTTCAGCGTGATTACATTGGGTGGCTTTATTGGTTGCTTGGTGGATTCATACATGGGGATTTTGCTTCAGGCTAAGTATAAAGGTGAGAAAACTGGTAAGTATACCGAAAAAGCCTTCTTAGAAAATGAAAAAGTCATTTTAACCAGTGGGCTTGCATGGATCACCAACGACGCTGTAAACTTTATCAGTGGGTTTGTATCTACAGCTGTATCGATGTTAGTCTTAATATTTTAA
- a CDS encoding phytoene desaturase family protein has protein sequence MKKVIIIGAGVAGLASAIRLKTLGFDVEIYEKNEKVGGRMFSIEERGFKFDVGPTIVMMPDFYKDVFTFSGVNPDDYIQMVQVDPLNVIHFSDGTSVKVSSNLPSLMAELEKFGMKETDGYLAYLADVYERYAIVKETFLEKSYRKPLEFFNPKTLYKILKLKTLNSAYTSISKFVKDEKLRQILSFQTLYIGVSPFSGPSIYTIIPMIELVYGVWYIQGGMYQMAKAMEKRFIEMGGKIRFNSPVEEILTLSGKVTGVLVAGKPIYSDIVLCNADFPWAMNNLIKEDELKGKYTPKKIEKMKYASSSFVIYLGLKKKYPTSVHAIRFAKDFKKNIEELDQDILPDDPSFYMYSPSQIDPTVAPENKELLYILVPVPNMKSGQFEWDFGMTEAYKDKIIDMVEKIPGFEDIKKNIEVLKIYSPKTYGYKFNLEHGATFGLKPTLTQSVYFRPQTKFKTIENLYFAGSSNHPGAGVPIVLASAKLAVNDILKDHTTHE, from the coding sequence ATGAAAAAAGTGATTATCATAGGGGCTGGGGTTGCTGGTTTGGCATCTGCCATCCGATTAAAAACCCTTGGATTCGATGTCGAAATCTATGAAAAAAATGAAAAAGTAGGCGGCCGCATGTTCTCTATCGAAGAACGTGGTTTTAAGTTTGATGTTGGACCCACCATCGTCATGATGCCAGACTTTTATAAAGACGTATTTACATTTTCTGGGGTCAATCCTGATGATTATATTCAAATGGTCCAAGTAGACCCACTGAATGTGATTCACTTCAGTGATGGGACATCCGTAAAAGTATCCTCTAATCTACCAAGCTTGATGGCTGAGCTAGAAAAATTCGGCATGAAAGAAACCGATGGTTACTTAGCCTATTTAGCCGATGTTTATGAAAGATACGCCATTGTTAAAGAAACTTTCTTAGAGAAAAGTTATCGAAAACCCTTAGAGTTTTTTAACCCAAAAACCTTATATAAAATATTAAAACTTAAAACGTTAAACAGCGCATACACCTCGATTTCTAAGTTTGTTAAAGACGAAAAACTCAGACAAATTCTATCCTTCCAAACACTTTATATTGGGGTATCTCCATTCTCTGGCCCATCCATTTATACCATCATCCCGATGATTGAATTGGTATATGGGGTTTGGTATATCCAGGGCGGTATGTATCAAATGGCGAAAGCGATGGAAAAACGATTCATCGAGATGGGTGGCAAAATCCGCTTCAATTCACCAGTCGAAGAAATTCTTACACTGTCTGGAAAAGTAACAGGTGTCTTGGTTGCAGGTAAGCCGATTTACTCAGACATCGTTTTGTGTAATGCAGACTTCCCATGGGCTATGAATAATTTGATTAAAGAAGATGAATTGAAAGGCAAATACACACCGAAAAAGATTGAGAAGATGAAATATGCATCCTCATCGTTCGTCATCTATTTAGGTTTAAAGAAAAAATACCCAACGTCAGTTCACGCCATTAGGTTTGCGAAAGACTTTAAGAAGAATATTGAAGAATTGGATCAAGATATCTTGCCAGATGATCCGTCATTCTATATGTATAGTCCATCACAAATTGACCCGACAGTAGCACCTGAAAATAAGGAACTGTTATACATTTTAGTGCCAGTACCTAATATGAAGAGTGGACAATTTGAGTGGGATTTTGGTATGACTGAAGCCTATAAAGACAAGATTATCGACATGGTTGAAAAAATCCCTGGCTTTGAAGACATCAAGAAGAACATCGAAGTATTAAAAATCTATTCACCAAAAACTTACGGTTATAAATTCAACCTTGAGCATGGGGCAACCTTCGGGTTAAAACCAACCCTGACTCAAAGTGTTTATTTTAGACCACAAACCAAATTTAAGACGATTGAAAACCTCTATTTTGCAGGATCGTCTAATCACCCCGGTGCAGGGGTACCTATCGTGCTAGCCAGTGCTAAATTGGCTGTAAATGACATATTAAAGGACCATACAACCCATGAATAA
- a CDS encoding diacylglycerol/polyprenol kinase family protein, producing the protein MNIWGLVLSYILVFLIIGISTVLQKAKVLDDEGARKFIHIGVSNWWILAWVFFQGENALWFAIVPPITFILLNYYSYKTNLIKSMERSGNGNLGTVYFPISLLILVIFTFGVINRPEIGAVGILVLGYGDGLAAVIGKAYGKRKLVDNKSLEGSLTMLLASFIVILIVLLIAGTALVTTLIVAVVVSLLSTVIELYTPKGLDNLSVPLFSSLLVYVLLLLI; encoded by the coding sequence ATGAACATTTGGGGTTTAGTATTATCTTACATTTTGGTATTTTTAATCATTGGTATTTCTACGGTTTTACAAAAAGCAAAAGTCCTAGATGACGAAGGCGCACGTAAGTTCATTCACATTGGGGTATCCAATTGGTGGATTCTTGCGTGGGTATTTTTCCAAGGTGAAAATGCACTTTGGTTCGCGATTGTGCCACCAATCACATTCATCCTATTAAACTATTATTCCTATAAAACAAATTTGATCAAATCCATGGAACGCAGTGGCAATGGTAACTTAGGTACCGTCTACTTTCCAATCTCATTATTGATTTTAGTCATCTTTACCTTTGGTGTCATTAACCGTCCTGAAATTGGTGCGGTAGGGATTCTCGTATTGGGTTACGGGGACGGCTTAGCAGCGGTCATCGGTAAGGCTTATGGTAAACGTAAACTGGTAGATAACAAATCCTTAGAAGGCTCATTAACCATGTTACTTGCAAGCTTCATAGTGATCTTGATTGTGCTACTCATAGCGGGTACCGCTTTGGTCACCACATTGATTGTTGCAGTCGTGGTATCACTATTGTCAACTGTGATTGAATTATACACACCGAAGGGATTAGATAATCTCTCCGTTCCGCTATTTTCTAGCTTATTAGTCTACGTGTTATTATTGCTCATCTAA